The genomic segment CCCAGATCAAGCCGATGAAGCGGTCCGGCGGGCGGCGCTACTACCGGCCGGATGACGTCGACCTTCTCAAGGGAATCCGCCGGCTGCTGTACGGCGAGGGCTACACCATCCGCGGTGTGCAGCGAATCCTGAAAGAGCACGGCATCAAATCGGTGCAGCGGCTGGCCGACGCCGAGGTCCACGCCAGCTTCGGCGCAGTCGAGGCGGCAATCACCCGTAGCGTCACCGAGGAAGAAGAGTTCGAGCCGGTCCCCGGCGGCATCGACGCCGATGACGACGACTACGATGGCGAGGACGAAGGGCTCGATCTGCACGCAGCGATGGCAGAGCCGGAGCATCGCGGCGCGCCGGCTGCCGCGCCCCGACGCAACATCACGGCCGAGCCGCGCCACGCTCCGCATTTCGACGATCACGAGGACGACGGTCACGACGACGACTTCGCCGTCGAGCCGGCTCCTGTCATCGCAGCTCCCGGCCGCGCCCCGCGGTTCGATCTGCCGCCGCTGGAGTTCCCAGCCGCCAAGGCGCCGCCAGTCGATCTCGGACCGCTTCGCGCCGTGCTGACCGACCTGATCGCCTGCCGCGAATTGCTCGACGCCGCGATCAAGGATGGCCGAGGGCAGGCGGAAAGTCCTGAGCAATAGTCTCAAGAACCGCCTTTAAGCGTAGGCAAAGGTGGTGTTTTCGCCGTAACCGGGCGAGTCCCGGCCATCCACGATCGGACTTCTCGGCGAACACCGGAGCCATTTCGTTTTCAGCCCAGACGCGGCTTCCCGAGACATGTCATGGCATCAGGCTGTGAGACTGCTGGCGGCCAACGCGGCCGGCGGTGCCTGGGCCGTGGACGGGATCGGTTCGACAGGGCCCACCCCCGCATTCTAGGCCAAACACGCCCCGAATTGATCCTCCGCAGCTTGCGCGAACGCGCGATCGCCGCTACAGCATCAGGGCCGAAAC from the Rhodopseudomonas palustris genome contains:
- a CDS encoding MerR family transcriptional regulator, translated to MDKAPDAFRTISEVAAELDIPQHVLRFWETRFTQIKPMKRSGGRRYYRPDDVDLLKGIRRLLYGEGYTIRGVQRILKEHGIKSVQRLADAEVHASFGAVEAAITRSVTEEEEFEPVPGGIDADDDDYDGEDEGLDLHAAMAEPEHRGAPAAAPRRNITAEPRHAPHFDDHEDDGHDDDFAVEPAPVIAAPGRAPRFDLPPLEFPAAKAPPVDLGPLRAVLTDLIACRELLDAAIKDGRGQAESPEQ